The Rhinolophus sinicus isolate RSC01 linkage group LG07, ASM3656204v1, whole genome shotgun sequence genomic interval tattgagcatctttacatgtgcTTGTctgtcatttgtgtatctttgtatatcatttattctttggagaaatgtccattttagttctgcccattttttaattggattctgtgtttttgttgttgagttgtaagaattctggATATTAGAACTTACAGATacatgatttggaaatattttttcccattctgttggttgttACAGTCAACGAATCatgatttttatgttatgtatcacTTATGCCTTTAAATTCTAACTTTAAATTCCAAACTTCAGTTTCAAGGAGTAAAGGTTTCACTCCAGagtttataaaaatctttttatgttATACTGTTCTTGTTAAATATTTGAAGCTGGACAGATAAAATGTAATTCCTTATAAATCAGAGTTATAATAATTATGCTTGAACGAAAACATACCTTAACCACAATTGCATTTTAAGTAGAGGTTCATATGTAGGTATTCAGAGGACTTGTTAGCAGTGTTAATCTTTGAACTTTAtgtaattttgtgatttttctagaattacttttcttctatatttcaGGTATTTACGTATGGGATGTGGAAGGCAGGAAATATTTTGACTTCCTGAGTGCTTACAGTGCTGTCAACCAGGGGCATTGTCATCCAAAGATTGTGAATGCTCTGAAAAGTCAAGCAGACAAACTGACCTTAACATCTAGGGCTTTCTATAACAACGTCCTTGGTGAATATGAAGAGTATATTACTAAACTTTTCAACTACCAGAAAGTTCTTCCTATGAATACaggtaaaaatatttcctttttttttaatagccaagaaaacagttttattattttctgataatttcaaacatcttttaaaacagaaattttttctCTTGATAGGAGTGGAGGCTGGAGAGACAGCTTGCAAACTTGCTCGTAAATGGGGATATACTGTTAAGGGTATTCCGAAGTACAAAGCAAAGATTGTTTTTGCAGGTATGTGACATTCAACATTAGCCTCTGTGATTTAAACATACAATACCCTTTACCGCTGTAATTTACTGATGAAATATTTCTAATGTGTTTACTTCATACGTGCcacattatttcataaaaattgagatttctttttcttggtttatttccaaatatttgttcatatataGGGTTTTTCGCTCCTAAATAACTCCCTAACTCCTGTCAAAATGAGCACCTATATGATTTATTTCTCATCTGCTTATCTGATTTTTTACATCGCAGCTTCTGGTTAATTAGATAGTTTTACTGGTAGAGCGTTTTTGTTAGGTTGTTGAGGTTGGGTTATGTTACAGTGCGGCCATGTCCTAGGTATGATGTGAAATTTGAATCTTCATATTTGAAGAATTATATCAAGTTCTTAGAAGTTGTTGGAAGAGGAGGGCTGGGGTTGCCCTGGATATATTTCTGGGAAAGGTTGAGAGCAATGACGTGAATACTGACTGGGGAGACCGACAGTTAATTCAGATGATGTAATCTGACTTTTGGGATCTTAAGAATGATGTTCAATTGATaggttctgatttttttttttaagtttgattttaatttttaaaaacaaagtatagATAAACTTGTCACTGCACATAGTCAAAATTCGCTCTTGTGATAGTTAAAATCATGAAATATCCTGTCTTGTGAATAAATGCAGTTAAATTACAGACCCCATAACATAACAATCCAGACTTCAACTGATGGCCGACCATACTTGGTATTTTGGGGACAGATGACTATTCCCAAAGAAGGAGAAATCTTTGCACAGCTCTGTGACCTGCCGTTTTGGAATCTTGTGACTTAGCTGTAGGACAACATAACTGTCTCTTCCAAACAAAAATGGCATTTCtggtgatttttattctttttttttttttttttttttttttaaatgattttatttatttttatttatttttatttatttatttatttattttccccaagtcaagttgttgtcctttcaatttagttgtggagggttctgttcagcttcaagttgttgttctttcagtcttagttgtggagggcgcagctcagctccaggtccagttgccgttgctagttgcagggggcacagcccaccatccgttgtgggagtcgaactggcaaccttgtggttgagagggtgcactccaaccaactgagccatccgggagctcagcggcagctcagctcaaggtgctgtgttcaatttttagttgcagggggcgctgcccaccatcccttgcgggactcgagggactggcaactttgtggttgagagcccatgctccaaccaactgagccatccgggaggcagctcagctcaaggtgccgtgttcaatcttagttgcagggggcagagcccaccatcccttgcgggactcgagggattgaactggcaaccttgtggttgagagcccactggcccatgtgggaatcgaaccagcagccttcggagttaggagcacggagctctaaccgcctgagccaccgggccggccccgtgatttttattcttattggCTGTATCTGGTCTCTTTCATATTAGCAAAGGGTGCAAAGGTGTCTTCACCTGAGTATTGAAAGAAGCTGGTAAGTCTGGGGCTGTCCCCAACTGTAAGTCCTTTATACTATAGGGTAGGCAGGTGATGGAGGATGAGAGTCGTTAGGCTGGATAGAGGAGAGCAAACAGGCTCTTGGTCTCATCGACGCATTTTCTCTTAAACAAGCCTGGTCCCGATCAATATGCTGCCACTTGTGGACAGTGAAGTGGGGATCGGATCACTCGTAGGTGAACGAGGCTTTGCAAGAGCAGTGTTTGCAGATGCTGGGAAGCCAAAATACAGTAATTCGATACTGGGTTCATTGAGTCCGTGCTGGAGAAGACATTAAAAAGTGGGAGAACCCCCAAGTCTCTCTGTTATTctacattgtttttttcctttcttcaatttAACCCAGCTGAAATGATCTCACGCATTTGCTTTATGTTATGGTGTTtctcccccactagaatataagctccgtGGGAGCAGGGAGCTTGCCAATCACAATCACCAGTGTATCCCCAACACCTAGAACACTGCCTgacacagtaggtcctcaatcaagtttattaatgaaataaattaatgggtAAAAAATGTACCTGCACAAAGGCAGATGTCTATCATTGAGCAAATAAAAGATTAGAATACCAAGGAAGGCAAAATTGAAAGTGTTTGGATTGCCTGAGGATGTTTTCtccaaatgaaatttaaaattcattctgtAGAATAGTTAGCTCTGGAGTATTggatttttaaagggaaaacattCTCTGTGTATCACTTACAGAAATGCACCGTCTCTAGAAAAACCAGTATTACATGCCTCAGTTGTTAGGGTTTGGGATTATTGACAGAAAAGACGATTATCTACCTATCCTTGGGCTGTATATTCCAGTCAGGGGTTCAGCAGAGAAGTGCCTAAAATAGTAATTGCAAGGCCAGACCTTGGTGGTCAGGTGAACCATGTTGTTTAATATCAGATTTTGTTTTAACAAAGGGAAGCTCACTGAAGGTTCTCTAAAGCAAacccttcatttttcaaaagtcaAACTTCCTATGGTATTTTTGGGGGACTGCTTAGTAAATTTGGGGGTTTGCTTGAAATAATCActgtgtatttttcctttctagctGGAAACTTTTGGGGTAGAACTATGTCTGCTATCTCCAGTTCGACAGACCCAAGCAGTTATGATGGTTTTGGACCATTTATGCCCGGTTTCGAAATCATTCCATATAATGATCTGCCTGCTCTGGAGGTACTTCACTAGCCTCACGTGCTTTAGCTCATAGTAAATAGAAATTAAGTGTGTTGAATgtgtgaattaaaaataaatgtgtgactGTAATGAAAATCTATCTTACTGAAGTTAGGCCAGGATTTCAGGTTGGTCTCTTTGATCGTCCGTTAGTTTCCAACTGGGGAAACTGGGTTCCCTGGTCTATTCTGACAACCAACTAACCACTTTAGACTTGTATCCTGTGTATGTATTAACTTGGATAGTACCTGTTTAATTATCAGATAAAGTTACTCCGTTTTCAgctagctttttaaaattatgagtgGAGgacttgtaaaataaaaagatgcacTTAAAATGGCTTTTACTAAGGCcatgttttttaacttttagttaCCGTACATTTAGGTATAAGAAAAAGTAGCGTAGAGTAGCTAAAAGCTGAAGTATGTGGAGCTTTTGGTAATTGAATGTCAGTCAGAAATGTTATACTTCGAAGTCAGAAATATAATTTAGTGCAAAAACTTAATTTGTATACTTCCCAGGAAAATTTGTGCACTGTGTGATTTCAGATTTCCAAGTAGGTTACAAAGGAACTTACTCAAACACATTCCTATTTTTTTTGTAGCGTGCTCTGCAGGATCCAAACGTTGCCGCGTTCATGGTAGAACCAATCCAGGGTGAAGCGGGCGTTATCGTTCCGGATCCAGGCTACATGATGGGCGTGCGAGAGCTGTGCACCCAGCACCAGGTCACCCACGTCGCCCCCGCCTGCACTTCTTAGCGCTCAGCGGGTAGAATAGATGCAGAGATCACCTACCCTTTCCACCAGAGGCAGAACTCATTCTTAGAGCTTCAGAACTTTCTAGTATTCTCTCAGCAGCCTGCACAGAAGCCGACTCTTACTAGCTCTGGAAACTGGCCAGACCCGGGGCCCTGGCAGAGCTGCAGACTTCCGGCCCCAACCCTGGTTCCTTCCTCTCCTCGCCAACGGCTTGTTCTCTGATTCCTCCCAAACCATGCGTCGTACCCCTCTGCTCCAACATTTAagttctctcctcttctccccaccaaGCTAGTAAATATGTAAtaagagtaaatatttaataagtgtttGTGGAGTAAACAAGTGAGTTAATTTATTTCCAGAGAGGAGTTACATCCAGAGCAACCCCACAAGGCCCTCACTTTGCCTAAGCGCCTTTCCGCTAGGACAGCAGAATGGGCTGGGGGTGAGAGCGGCCTGACGCAGGAGGTAATGGGTGTGTCCACAGGGATTTCATAGGACACTGTTGGAATTGTGGGGgtcattaaaacattttcctaGGGGTGGCTGctgggctcagttggttagagcgtggtactaataacaccaaggttgccggttcggccactgtgagctatgccctccttaaaaaaaaaaaaaggcattttcacATATCAGGGAATGTCAGATAGATTTGTATggggaaaagtaaaataatgatcAGTATTTTCCTGATGGATATGAAGTTGATGACTGATGCTATTATGTTGCTTTCCAATAGGTTCTGTTGATAGCTGATGAAATACAGACAGGATTGGCGAGAACTGGTAGATGGCTGGCTATTGACCACGAAAATATCAGACCCGACTTAGTCCTTCTTGGAAAGGCACTTTCTGGTGGCTTATACCCCGTAAGTTGACTGTTAACTTCTCTTTCTAGTCCTGCTCTTCTGAAATATATCCTTAACATAGtgtgtaggtttttttttttttggtttctttttttaatctttattggggagtattggggaacagtgtgtttttccaggacccatcagctccaagtcaagttgttttcaatctagttgtggagggcgcagctcactggcccatgtgggaatcgaaccggcaaacttggtATTAGGAGCagtgtgctctaaccaactgagccaaccggtcCCCCCCCTTAAGATATTGTTACGTCAGCTGATTGTGACAACAATGCCTTTCTTATAGTTTGGCTTTATGTAGTGTCACCTGGAATATGTGTAACAACATCTCAGTTCCGTGGGGTGACCCCCTTAGTTAATTATAACTGAAGAATTGAGCATGCCTTGGAATTTGCTACAGCACGTTTTGGATGGAGACTTTTTACCCCAAAAGTATTCCTATAAACCCCTATGCTTTTTTCCATTGTTCAGAAACATAgctttactaattttttaaaaccatgaccGATTCATAcagagattagaaaaaaattggTGTTTTGTTGTAGTTCTGTTATTGGGTTTGCTCTTCAGAGCCAACAGCACACACTGGATTAAAGGGCTCTGAAGTACAGTGCAGAATATTGTTTTCTAAGCGGTTGAAGCATCTCACCTTGGGAGTGGAAAAGTTCTAAATGATAATATTGTAGAAGCAGCTTACATCTTAGCTCCAAAGTGCTATCGTTCTGTACCTGCTGTGCTTGGGGTAACGTGCTAGGGCATTACTGTTTGTCCCTGGTACTTCACATGACAGGAGTGTAGTTCTTGTTGTTGAAGCTTTATGTCAAATTTAATACCAgctttggaaatatttctgtTCCTGCTATGCTAAGAATCAGAATAGTTAGTCTGAGAAATGGTTTACTTAGCGCTGAATTCTTCGTGTTTCAGGTATCTGCAGTATTGTGTGATGATGACATAATGCTGACCATTAAACCAGGGGAGCACGGGTCAACCTACGGTGGCAATCCGCTGGGCTGCCGAGTGGCCATTGCAGCCCTTGAGGTAAAAACTGACAGCCGTAAGCTGGACAGTAGCTATTCTGTCAGGCTGTGTTCAAGTGACTTAAATTTGAACCCATTGCAATGAGGAATGTACTGAGATTGCTCAGTTTTACAGAGTATGAATTACAGAGGAAAGAGTTTAGGGGCAAGGCATCCTCAAAAAGTAACTCAACCTGACCCTGTGGTCTTTTCCTGAGTTTGCAGCCCCCTGGGACTTTGGGCCTGTCGGCACTGGGTGGCCCTCCTAGAGCTCTCAGTCTGTGACCAGGCCTGGCCTGTCAGGCCTCTGGCTTAGCACACGTggtggtttatttttttgtaaagcaTATATTGAACACTTTTAGACTTATTCCTTAAGTGCCTACCAAAGGCATAGAATTATGTAATCTCTAAGGATGAgctttttagggaaaaaaataaaggaaacactattacagttaaaaaaattaaactatatttagtccattaatttattcaattgaTAAGAAAATGTATCAGTTgcatttaacaaattttaatccttattttgctttaaaatcagATTGATGGATGGATTTGTGACTAAAGCTAGGTTGTGTCTGAGCTACTATATGTTTAATTAGAAATTAAACTGGTATGGCTTtgacaaacagaaatgaaagttaAAGTTACTTTGATCTTTTCCTAATCATGTTCTTCCTTTGTGTACATT includes:
- the OAT gene encoding ornithine aminotransferase, mitochondrial, with amino-acid sequence MFSKLARFQTVAVLRRGLHSSVASATSVATKKTVQGTPSSDYIFERESKYGAHNYHPLPVALERGKGIYVWDVEGRKYFDFLSAYSAVNQGHCHPKIVNALKSQADKLTLTSRAFYNNVLGEYEEYITKLFNYQKVLPMNTGVEAGETACKLARKWGYTVKGIPKYKAKIVFAAGNFWGRTMSAISSSTDPSSYDGFGPFMPGFEIIPYNDLPALERALQDPNVAAFMVEPIQGEAGVIVPDPGYMMGVRELCTQHQVLLIADEIQTGLARTGRWLAIDHENIRPDLVLLGKALSGGLYPVSAVLCDDDIMLTIKPGEHGSTYGGNPLGCRVAIAALEVLEEENLVENADKMGTILRNELMKLPSDIVTAVRGKGLLNAVVIRETKDYDAWKVCLRLRDNGLLAKPTHGDIIRFAPPLVIKEDEVREAVEIINKTILSF